The following is a genomic window from Miscanthus floridulus cultivar M001 chromosome 14, ASM1932011v1, whole genome shotgun sequence.
agttcctcgtcatgttacgtgaagaagatgcccgaaatttgatgtgagttcgtggatagggactcaacatacaccaaataccatgaatatcatttttcgaatcactaaattgcattattccatccacctgcagttcaaatttgaaatattcgaaaaaaatcaacgaaaagaaataaattagggaaagatataaaaaaaagtcaaatttggcccaaattttaaaattgagttttaaataatgtattatagcaccacaaaaaaactggattaaaaaaaacaaaaaaacaaaattctctttgccgagggttagcctggccctcggcaaagggggtctttgtcgagggcctggccaatgaccctcggcaaagaatatttaaaaaaaataaaaaaatctttgccgagggccctggatctgggccctcggcaaagggctcaACCCTAAATCGGCCAGCGGCCTGGCCCAAAATCCCCGCCCACATTTCATACGCAGCTGCTGcgcgccgtcgccgctgctcgccccgccgccgccccgcgccccgccgcccgacctccgcgccgccccgccgacgccgccccgccgacgccgccccAGAGCCGCCCCGGGGGCGCGCCCTGCCTCCCCTCCCCGTCTCGGTCGAGCAAGGGGAGCTCGGccgccccggccggccctccggCGGCCCCCCGCGCCGGCCTTCTCGCCCCCGCGCGCCGGCCTTCCCGAGCCGCCCGCCACgcgaccaccgccgccgccgacgccgacgcgaaCGCCGACCGCAGGTCCACAGCAACCACTCGCGGATACTACTGCCTCCGTCCCCCGCTGCACCCGCTGCTTTTCGTCTCCGCGCAGTCGTCCGATGGCCAAGCGGCTCGCCGCCGCCGAGAAAGAGGTAGGGGCATCCCGCCACGCCAGCAGCACCCGAACCGGGCTGGCCTCCTCGTTTCGCTCACCCGTTTGGTCTGCGCCAGGTGCTCGTCGAGGTGGTGAGGTTCACGCAGAAGAACGGCCTGAGAGGCTGTGACGGCGGGTGCAAGGATTTCCTGGCCCGGAACGGCAGGAAGTTTGGCGCGTCGCTGAGCGACCCCAGGAAGCGCACCAGGGATGTGCTGCTCGCCTTCCTGCAAACCTTCTCCAAGGATTTGCAGAAGGTTGGCTACtcttttgttttcttcttcacACTTCAGTTCAGCATGCCTGGTTTCACTGGCAGCTGCTGCAGTCTATAAGCGGCTTGGTAGTTGGTACTGGTTAGTACTGGTGTTGATAGTTAAAACGTCGCAACATTTTGGTTCCAGTACTTCGGCAAATTGGTGAAGcgtcataaggaaagaagtgccGTTCAGCAGTATATGACTGATTTTCCTGACGAAGTTTCTCCCGAGCAGGTGATATGTATGCTAGATCATGCCATTTGAATTTGTGCATTACATTGAATAGGACTGACGCCTGGGTGTCAAGCATCAGTTGATCAACAATTGTATTGATGTGCATGCTAAATGCAGAAACTTGTTCAACTGACGGCAGAGCACCCGGAGTACAGAAAACACTATTGCTTCCCATCATACCAGGAGGTATGAGCTTTACTGTGCTTCTGTTAATCCACGAATGATGATTAAGCCCTTTTTGGATTGTATAGTTTCCTTGGTGATCTTCCTTTGATATATCCTATTCATGATTTAATGACGAATTCTTAAACAGTGTAGTccaataatcttcatgattgctAATACTCTGCCTAGAGTTGCACCTTATATTGTACTCTTCACAAAGGCATGCTTTTTGCTAGTCAAAATTCTAAAACAAATGACTGATTTATACTCTCATCCCCATAATGGATGAACCTTTTGTATCCACGTTGTTTGTCTCATAATtgataaaaaaaagaaacaaacaatGAGACCGATCCATAACCAGCTATTACTAGTATTTTCAGGAGTGGAAAGTACTGCGGATAGGAGAAGTCTCTAGTTTAATGAGCTCAAGTGCTATGTTGGCAATTGACTGTGAGATGGTCCTTTGCAATGATGGCACAGAGGCTGTGGTCAGAGTGTGCGTGGTAGAtgacaagctcaaggtactagaTTATTTAGTCAGAACAAGTATGTTAAGATTCATGGAACTATCGTGTGCATTAATGGACATTGCTGTAATGTTAGATGAATTCAATAAAGTTTCTGTCAAAACTTACACAATACATATTTCCTTAGCATTTATTGACTATGAATCAGTGAATCATGTCAGGGATTTCCATCTTTGTTCCAAGGTCTCACCATATTCTCTCTTTTCTTCTCCAGGCTAAGTTGGACATACTTGTAAACCCCTTGAAGACTATAACTGACTATAGGACACACATCACTGGTGTATCAAAGAAGGATTTAGAAGGAGTCACATCATCATTAGTTGATGTTCAGGTATATTGTCTTTAACATCTAAGCATTTTCTCTGAATATTATCTCATGGAAGTTATATCCCTTCTTTAGAAATCGCTGAAGAGAATGTTATCCAAAGAAAATATTTTGATTGGCCATAGCTTACATAGAGATTTATGCGGTAAGGTGTGGTTATTTTGTGTCTGATCTATCTGATGTATCAATCGGATCTGTACTTTGTGTTTACTTGAACATGcttattttttgtttttagtACCATTTAATTCAATTCGTCTCATTCTCTTCTCTTTTGCAGCCTTAAAGATTGATTACTCTCAAGTTTGTGCAAGGTATTCTTATCTGCTTTTGTTTACTGAGGTGCCGATGGTGCCAGTTAAAACGTAGTTCAGGATAGTGATTGCGAACCCACTTTGTCTTCCCTATTTCTCCCCTGAGTTTTGTACGCTTGTACTTGATAGAACTATATGTAGggttgtcgttgtaatatattgtgatttgtggttcacaattatggttgtgatatatcgtgagaaaatgggttctgtgtgatatatatatgtgatggttgagatatatatatatatatatatatatatatatatatatatatatatatatatatatatgtatgtatatatatgaaatgcttgtgtcgatggaatacaaaaaacaaatttttttttttaaatttctgcctctttgccgagggcaatgaccaaggccctcggcaaagaagggtcctttgccgagggccgtcccattgccctcggcaaagattcattGGAAAATTCtggaacatttctttgccgagggccatggttggaggccctcggcaaagacttttttaaaaaaaattaaaatttctttgccgagggcctgcggggaagccctcggcaaagatttttttttaaaaaaagaataattctttgccgagggctgtcccattgccctcggcaaagatttttttggaaaaattctgcaacatttctttgccgagggccatggtccgaggccctcggcaaagatttttttttaaaaaaaagaataattctttgccgagggcccccggagacggccctcggcaaagactccgtcccaggcgccGGTGCCGTGAcgactgcttttctttgccgagtgccgctccagccctcggcaaaggctttgccgagtgcccgataaagg
Proteins encoded in this region:
- the LOC136505235 gene encoding small RNA degrading nuclease 3-like, which encodes MAKRLAAAEKEVLVEVVRFTQKNGLRGCDGGCKDFLARNGRKFGASLSDPRKRTRDVLLAFLQTFSKDLQKYFGKLVKRHKERSAVQQYMTDFPDEVSPEQKLVQLTAEHPEYRKHYCFPSYQEEWKVLRIGEVSSLMSSSAMLAIDCEMVLCNDGTEAVVRVCVVDDKLKAKLDILVNPLKTITDYRTHITGVSKKDLEGVTSSLVDVQKSLKRMLSKENILIGHSLHRDLCALKIDYSQVCARYSYLLLFTEVPMVPVKT